CGCCCGGCAGACCTCGCCGCCGGAGGGCAGGCGGCCCCGCTGGTGCCGTTTGCCGACTGGCTGCGCTTCGCGCGCACCGGGGAACGCGTCGCGGTGCACAACCTGGGCGGCATCTCCAACCTGACCTACCTGCCCGGAGACGACCCGGCGGGTGTGATCGCCTTTGATACCGGCCCGGCCAACTGCCTGCTCGACGAACTGGCGGCCCGCGCGGGGCTGCAGTACGACCCGGGCGGCGAGATCGCCGCGCGGGGCCGGGTGCACACCGACTTGCTGGCCGACTGGCTGGCCGCCGACTCCTACCTGCGCCTGCCCCCGCCCAAGTCCACCGGGCGCGAACGCTACCACCTGCGAGCTCTGACCGGCCTGGAGGCCCTGCCGCTCGAGGACGCGCTGGCCACCGCCACCGCCTTCGTAGCCCAGAGCGTCGCGGGGGCTTACCGCGACTTCCTGCCCGACCTGCCCGAGCGGATCGTGCTGGCCGGAGGCGGGGCGCGCAACGCCACGCTGGTCCGCGAGATCGCCTCGAGGCTGCCCGAGGTGCAAGTCACGGCCCTAGAACCCCTCGAGGCCCAGACCCGCGAGGCGGTGGCCTTCGCGCTGCTGGGCTACGCGGGCTACCTGGGCCTGCCGAACGTCCTGCCCGGAACGACCGGGGCGCGGCGTGCGGTGATCGCCGGGAAACTCACCCGGGCCGCACTTTAAACGCCGGCCCTTTGCTCCGCGCCGGGTGGAAGCTGCAGCTCAGGTTCCACCCGGTTTGTGCGTGGGCAACGGAATCGATGCGAGGTCGGGCCCGTCGCAGGCGGTCTGCTCCTCGAGGTCCGAGGCACGCTCGGTGAGGCGCTCGACCTCGCGCGCAAGGGCACGGGCACGCCGGGCACCCTCGCGCAGCGCGGCGAGCGAGGCGTCCAGATCCTCGAAGTGCAGACGCAGTTCCGGCGAGTCAGGATC
The Deinobacterium chartae DNA segment above includes these coding regions:
- a CDS encoding anhydro-N-acetylmuramic acid kinase — translated: MTRDLPTLEVVGLMSGTSADGVDAVRVRLSGFGYGPGGWRRGQVKLLAHAARPYPAELRAQVLAAMRSELTTRDLAQLHYDLGEVLAAAALEVSAGADLIASHGQTVYHIPELDRARGWHTRATWQLGEASVIAEATGIDVMADFRPADLAAGGQAAPLVPFADWLRFARTGERVAVHNLGGISNLTYLPGDDPAGVIAFDTGPANCLLDELAARAGLQYDPGGEIAARGRVHTDLLADWLAADSYLRLPPPKSTGRERYHLRALTGLEALPLEDALATATAFVAQSVAGAYRDFLPDLPERIVLAGGGARNATLVREIASRLPEVQVTALEPLEAQTREAVAFALLGYAGYLGLPNVLPGTTGARRAVIAGKLTRAAL